A region from the Hydrogenimonas sp. genome encodes:
- a CDS encoding tRNA (5-methoxyuridine) 34 synthase, with translation MELKKIIEERRAWLKWKNIAPLREALSALPEIEDVEVELGDWIRLRSPSCTEEHRVVLDEAARMMKPWRKGPFDLFGVRIDSEWRSYMKYNLLRPFLDLEGKCVADVGCNNGYYMFRMLEFSPKSIVGVDPSPLFFTQFGLINRYLRSDRVRYEMLGIEHMPGFADMFDTVICLGVLYHRSDPIVALKALKSSLKRGGELILDTFMIDGEEPLCLVPESTYSKISNVHFVPTVTALENWCKKAGFERFEVLAAVKTGTEEQRKTEWIEGQSLQEFLHPQNPELTVEGYPAPRRVYVRAYRK, from the coding sequence ATGGAGTTGAAAAAGATAATAGAGGAGCGCAGGGCCTGGCTGAAGTGGAAAAATATTGCACCGCTTCGAGAGGCGCTTTCGGCCCTGCCCGAGATAGAAGATGTTGAGGTGGAGCTGGGAGACTGGATAAGACTCCGTTCCCCGTCGTGCACGGAGGAGCATAGAGTTGTGCTGGATGAAGCAGCTAGGATGATGAAGCCGTGGAGAAAAGGCCCTTTCGATCTCTTCGGAGTCCGCATAGACAGCGAGTGGCGCAGCTATATGAAGTACAATCTGCTGAGGCCATTTCTCGACCTGGAGGGGAAGTGTGTGGCCGATGTCGGGTGTAACAACGGCTACTATATGTTCAGAATGCTGGAGTTTTCTCCGAAATCGATTGTCGGTGTAGATCCGTCGCCGCTCTTTTTTACGCAGTTCGGGCTTATAAACCGCTACCTGCGCAGCGACAGGGTGCGTTACGAGATGCTGGGAATTGAACATATGCCCGGTTTTGCCGATATGTTTGATACGGTTATATGTCTCGGAGTGCTTTACCACAGGAGTGATCCGATAGTCGCACTGAAGGCCCTGAAGAGCTCTTTGAAAAGAGGCGGAGAGCTGATTTTGGATACATTCATGATAGATGGGGAGGAGCCTCTCTGTCTGGTACCGGAGTCTACCTATTCGAAGATATCGAATGTACATTTCGTTCCTACGGTGACGGCTCTGGAGAACTGGTGCAAAAAGGCCGGCTTCGAGCGTTTCGAGGTTCTTGCCGCGGTGAAAACCGGGACGGAAGAGCAGCGCAAAACGGAGTGGATCGAGGGGCAGAGCCTCCAGGAGTTTCTGCATCCGCAAAATCCGGAACTTACGGTTGAGGGTTATCCTGCACCCAGAAGGGTCTATGTGAGAGCCTACAGAAAGTAG
- a CDS encoding Hot dog fold protein HP0420, producing MAKEREDNQESGESGAEPSFPENIELKTHERIDQSLCGTLLELKEGYAKVELQTTRQMAVDEMGLVHGGFTFAAADFAAMAAVNDPNVVLVGSECRFLSPVKVGDRVLFEAHEQYRESRKRKIKVIGTFEDIKVFEGDFMAVVLERHVLKLKLLKEEE from the coding sequence ATGGCAAAAGAGAGAGAAGATAATCAAGAGTCCGGAGAGAGTGGGGCAGAGCCCTCTTTCCCGGAAAATATCGAACTAAAGACGCACGAACGAATAGACCAGTCTTTGTGCGGAACACTGCTGGAACTCAAAGAGGGGTATGCCAAAGTGGAGCTTCAGACGACAAGACAGATGGCGGTCGACGAGATGGGGCTCGTTCACGGGGGCTTCACTTTCGCCGCGGCTGATTTTGCGGCTATGGCGGCGGTAAACGATCCCAACGTGGTTCTTGTCGGTAGTGAGTGCCGTTTTCTCTCTCCTGTAAAGGTGGGCGACAGAGTTCTTTTCGAGGCGCACGAGCAGTACAGGGAGTCAAGAAAAAGGAAGATCAAGGTTATCGGTACGTTCGAAGATATAAAAGTGTTCGAAGGTGACTTTATGGCGGTTGTACTGGAGAGACACGTTCTCAAGCTGAAACTCCTCAAAGAGGAGGAGTAG
- a CDS encoding hydroxyacylglutathione hydrolase, which yields MQIKVKPMGQYQTNCYIVSEAGTDLIIDPGVGATEWVMQNVRKPAAILNTHGHFDHIWSNKELKELLKVPIYCPKEDIFMLEKDPFGQRVPPSKADVAVEPDAKYTIGGIDVTFLHFPGHTPGCSAIEIGDNWFCGDFLFRGSIGRVDFPYSDPEAMKRSLKKALAYPKNVTLYPGHGPKSTLENEKRGSIPYWIDIL from the coding sequence ATGCAGATAAAAGTAAAACCGATGGGCCAATACCAGACCAACTGCTATATAGTCTCGGAGGCCGGTACGGACCTCATAATAGATCCGGGCGTAGGCGCTACCGAGTGGGTAATGCAAAATGTCCGAAAACCTGCCGCCATTTTGAATACGCACGGCCACTTCGACCATATCTGGAGCAACAAAGAGCTCAAAGAGCTGCTGAAAGTTCCCATCTACTGCCCGAAAGAGGATATTTTCATGCTTGAAAAGGACCCTTTCGGCCAGAGGGTTCCTCCAAGCAAAGCGGATGTCGCCGTAGAACCGGATGCAAAATATACAATAGGCGGGATCGATGTCACATTTCTACACTTCCCGGGCCACACCCCGGGCTGCAGCGCGATAGAGATAGGCGACAACTGGTTCTGCGGGGATTTTCTCTTCAGGGGGTCGATAGGCAGGGTCGACTTTCCATACTCGGACCCGGAAGCGATGAAGCGGAGTCTCAAAAAGGCGCTGGCCTATCCGAAAAACGTGACACTCTATCCGGGACACGGCCCCAAGTCTACACTCGAAAACGAGAAAAGAGGCAGCATCCCTTACTGGATAGATATACTCTAG
- a CDS encoding UDP-4-amino-4-deoxy-L-arabinose--oxoglutarate aminotransferase encodes MARKIPFYKPDIGQAEKAQIEEVLELEELQKAEELEEAFLKRTGASYAISTNSGTSALHLSMCAMDLKRGDKIICSVNSFPSVPEVVRHFDAEPIFVDIDPEDFNIDLDAFEKVLEENISKKLKGAIINHVAGQPTDLDRLYKIAKRFNIKIVEDASDALGGTYEGKPIGATGADITCFSFSPHMKNSVANAGVMLCEDETLYNRGMLLRNHAIESSGWDKYGNLEYIYDVVDIGWKYDISELDAAYALAQYGRLEKMIGRRKEIAKMYDEALEGVNHVSIPVRKRDHIYQLYIIKIDRNRDGFARELKDRGIHCGLHYIPLHLMSYYKQKYSLRVNDFQSALQTYQQVLSLPIYNNMTDAEVEYVCDMVKEVAAKHI; translated from the coding sequence ATGGCACGCAAGATCCCTTTTTACAAACCCGATATAGGGCAGGCCGAGAAGGCCCAGATAGAAGAGGTACTGGAACTAGAAGAGCTGCAGAAAGCCGAGGAGCTGGAGGAGGCTTTTCTGAAGAGAACCGGAGCGTCGTACGCTATATCGACCAACAGCGGTACTTCGGCACTCCATCTTTCGATGTGTGCCATGGACCTGAAGAGGGGAGACAAGATAATCTGTTCCGTAAACTCCTTTCCCTCCGTTCCGGAAGTGGTGCGCCACTTTGATGCCGAGCCGATTTTTGTAGATATCGATCCGGAAGATTTCAATATAGACCTCGACGCCTTCGAGAAGGTATTGGAAGAGAATATCTCAAAAAAGCTCAAAGGCGCCATCATAAACCATGTCGCCGGACAGCCTACCGATCTTGACCGACTATACAAGATAGCCAAACGTTTCAATATCAAAATTGTCGAAGACGCAAGTGATGCACTGGGTGGAACCTATGAGGGCAAACCTATAGGTGCTACCGGTGCCGATATAACCTGTTTCAGCTTTTCACCGCATATGAAAAACTCCGTTGCGAATGCCGGAGTCATGCTATGTGAAGACGAGACGCTATACAACAGGGGAATGCTGCTCAGAAACCACGCCATAGAGTCTTCAGGGTGGGACAAGTACGGCAACCTGGAGTATATCTACGATGTCGTAGACATCGGATGGAAGTACGACATAAGCGAACTGGACGCGGCGTATGCGCTGGCACAGTACGGACGTCTCGAGAAGATGATCGGACGCAGAAAAGAGATAGCCAAAATGTACGATGAGGCTCTTGAAGGTGTCAACCATGTCTCTATCCCGGTTCGCAAAAGGGACCACATATACCAGCTCTATATCATCAAGATAGACAGAAACAGGGACGGTTTCGCGAGAGAGCTGAAAGATAGAGGCATACACTGCGGTCTCCACTATATTCCGCTCCATCTGATGAGCTACTACAAGCAGAAGTACTCTCTCAGGGTAAACGACTTCCAGTCTGCTCTGCAGACCTACCAGCAGGTGCTCTCACTCCCTATATACAACAATATGACGGATGCGGAGGTTGAGTATGTCTGCGATATGGTCAAAGAGGTGGCGGCCAAACATATTTGA
- a CDS encoding tetraacyldisaccharide 4'-kinase codes for MSSLVAFFENLYYRPRWYHWPVAIALLPLSLLYASLMLLRRYAAKPGSYGVPVVSIGNLLVGGSGKTPMTIELAGRFEKAAVVLRGYGRKSSGLVVVSRWGKIGCGVEESGDEAMLLAKSLPDVCVIVSQNRPEAIEKAKELGAKVVFLDDGFSKVDIEKLDILLYPPKVPNPLPLPSGPFREFAFARRYADLTLVEGRDFRRVVSCEGCDEPMLLVTAIANPRRLEPYLPDGLVKGRVVLPDHAWFEREQIEEAMKKAGVKKILTTEKDLVKLEGFGFETALLKLRLDLDPHVYESVERSMGLENFP; via the coding sequence ATGTCCTCCTTGGTAGCTTTTTTTGAAAACCTCTACTACCGGCCGAGGTGGTACCACTGGCCGGTAGCGATAGCTCTTCTTCCTCTCTCTCTTCTCTACGCCTCCTTGATGCTGTTACGCAGATATGCCGCAAAACCCGGAAGTTACGGCGTACCGGTCGTAAGCATAGGCAATCTTCTCGTCGGCGGCAGCGGTAAGACACCCATGACGATAGAGCTCGCCGGACGTTTCGAAAAAGCGGCTGTAGTTCTACGCGGATACGGCAGAAAAAGCAGCGGACTTGTAGTTGTCAGCAGATGGGGTAAAATCGGGTGTGGAGTGGAAGAGAGCGGTGACGAGGCGATGCTTCTGGCAAAATCTCTGCCCGATGTATGCGTAATAGTCTCGCAAAACAGGCCGGAGGCCATAGAGAAGGCGAAGGAGCTCGGTGCAAAAGTCGTTTTTCTGGATGACGGCTTCAGCAAAGTCGACATAGAAAAATTGGATATTCTATTGTATCCGCCGAAAGTTCCCAACCCCCTGCCGCTTCCTTCGGGCCCTTTCCGGGAGTTTGCGTTTGCCAGGCGGTATGCGGATCTAACCCTTGTGGAGGGGAGAGATTTCAGGCGTGTAGTGAGTTGTGAAGGGTGTGACGAGCCTATGCTACTGGTTACAGCCATAGCCAATCCCCGGCGGCTCGAACCCTATCTGCCGGACGGCCTCGTAAAAGGAAGAGTGGTTCTGCCCGATCATGCCTGGTTTGAGAGAGAGCAGATAGAGGAGGCGATGAAAAAGGCGGGTGTAAAGAAGATTCTTACAACCGAAAAAGATCTGGTCAAGCTCGAGGGGTTCGGTTTCGAAACGGCGCTTTTGAAACTGAGACTCGATCTTGATCCGCATGTATATGAGAGTGTAGAGAGGAGCATGGGACTTGAGAATTTCCCCTAA
- a CDS encoding acetylglutamate kinase, whose translation MQKKMQVVQTLLDTLPFIKKFAGQTIVIKFGGAAQKSPQLKEKFAQDIVLMHLVGIRPVIVHGGGPKITQLLADLGIDTEFVEGQRVTTKEAMRIVEMVLSGEVNKEIVSALNDHGSKAIGISGKDAHFILARAKDRSKWGYTGIIEEIHAEVVQNLMNEDFIPVIAPIAASKDPGEPGFNINADLAASKIAMALKASKVVFLTDTPGVLDSEGKLIGTLGTEKINLLKNEGVISGGMVPKVDACLEAINGGVQKAHIIDGRIEHSILLEIFTSEGIGTQIVH comes from the coding sequence ATGCAAAAAAAGATGCAGGTTGTACAGACACTTCTGGATACACTGCCGTTTATAAAAAAGTTCGCCGGGCAGACGATAGTGATCAAATTCGGGGGTGCGGCACAGAAGTCGCCGCAGCTCAAAGAGAAGTTCGCGCAGGATATTGTTCTCATGCACCTTGTGGGGATACGTCCGGTGATCGTTCACGGAGGCGGACCGAAGATCACGCAGCTGCTGGCCGACCTTGGGATAGATACGGAGTTTGTCGAAGGGCAGCGTGTCACAACCAAAGAGGCTATGAGAATCGTCGAGATGGTGCTCAGTGGAGAGGTGAACAAGGAGATCGTCTCGGCTTTGAACGACCACGGTTCCAAAGCCATAGGTATAAGCGGCAAGGATGCCCACTTCATTCTGGCGCGTGCTAAAGACCGCAGCAAATGGGGATATACCGGTATCATAGAGGAGATTCACGCCGAGGTGGTCCAGAACCTCATGAACGAGGATTTCATACCGGTGATAGCGCCGATAGCAGCGAGCAAAGATCCCGGAGAGCCCGGTTTCAACATAAACGCCGACCTTGCGGCCAGCAAGATAGCGATGGCTCTGAAAGCGAGCAAAGTGGTCTTTCTGACCGACACTCCCGGTGTACTGGACTCAGAGGGAAAACTCATAGGGACGCTCGGTACAGAGAAGATAAATCTACTTAAAAACGAGGGGGTCATAAGCGGCGGAATGGTTCCCAAGGTGGATGCCTGCCTGGAGGCTATAAACGGCGGGGTACAGAAGGCGCACATAATAGACGGGCGCATAGAACATTCGATACTTCTGGAGATATTTACGAGCGAAGGTATCGGTACACAGATAGTTCATTAG
- a CDS encoding antibiotic biosynthesis monooxygenase, protein MSKKIYCLAHFKPKAGKEMELFELLKSLEPDTLREDGCIQYIVTRKIENPCADGEGFPIVFNEIWADRDSFEAHCNRRAIREFFQKQCVDEEGLVEAYNVCVYSDEPKDYDAPVQGSTCE, encoded by the coding sequence ATGTCAAAAAAGATATACTGCCTGGCCCACTTCAAGCCGAAGGCGGGAAAAGAGATGGAGCTTTTCGAGCTGCTCAAATCTCTGGAGCCCGATACTCTCAGGGAAGATGGGTGCATTCAATATATAGTGACGAGAAAGATAGAGAATCCGTGCGCCGACGGCGAGGGGTTCCCGATAGTTTTCAACGAGATATGGGCGGACAGAGATAGTTTCGAGGCGCACTGCAACCGCAGGGCGATAAGGGAGTTTTTCCAGAAGCAGTGTGTAGATGAAGAGGGGCTTGTGGAGGCTTACAATGTCTGTGTATACAGTGATGAACCGAAGGATTACGATGCACCAGTTCAGGGCTCGACCTGTGAGTAG
- a CDS encoding periplasmic divalent cation tolerance protein CutA has translation MHQFRARPVSRYILVLVTAPTADEAELIAQKLLKKRLAACVNIVPNLLSIYRWKGKVERDEECMMIIKTEKRVLKKLEKRIKKMHSYEVPEILVFRVEEGEKEYLKWISSVVK, from the coding sequence ATGCACCAGTTCAGGGCTCGACCTGTGAGTAGATACATTTTGGTTCTGGTTACCGCTCCGACTGCGGATGAAGCGGAGCTCATAGCGCAGAAGCTGCTGAAAAAGAGGCTTGCCGCCTGTGTGAATATCGTACCGAATCTACTCTCGATATACCGCTGGAAAGGGAAGGTGGAGAGGGACGAGGAGTGTATGATGATTATCAAGACCGAAAAGAGGGTGCTCAAAAAGCTGGAGAAGAGGATAAAGAAGATGCACAGCTATGAAGTGCCGGAGATTCTCGTTTTCAGGGTCGAAGAGGGGGAGAAGGAGTATCTGAAGTGGATATCTTCAGTCGTGAAATAG
- a CDS encoding threonine synthase, translating into MRFTETRGNDSKKSPEVSFSEAVLSPSASFGGLYVPKALPRLDFDFFKKHAKSRYKELSLALFEKFDVDIDRGDLEAALNRYDAFDDPNDPVPLVKVEEDAFISELWHGPTRAFKDMALQPFGYILSRLAEKRGEHYLIMAATSGDTGPATLETFKNASNVKVACLYPEGGTSDVQRLQMVTEDAANEKVIGIHGNFDDAQTALKNLLASDSFKARLKESGTELSAANSVNFGRIIFQIIYHVYSYLKLVDRGEVSMGESVYLIVPSGNFGNALGGYYAKKMGLPVEKILISSNINNILTDLITKGEYDLTSRSLVQTTSPAMDILKSSNVERVLFDKFGPERTKSLMDELNEKGRYVLTKEELDILREDFDATFSSDEEGREVIAEYAKRGYIMDPHTATCFKAYEKLRKKSLKSVIYSTAEWTKFSPTVCEALGHRVEHDREALEWISSHYGVSVPKMIAELFEKPIIHKTVIDKERIEEEILGFI; encoded by the coding sequence ATGAGATTCACAGAGACACGCGGTAACGACTCGAAAAAGTCACCGGAAGTGAGCTTCAGCGAAGCAGTTTTGAGCCCGAGTGCGAGCTTCGGCGGTCTATATGTACCGAAAGCTCTTCCGCGGCTGGATTTCGATTTTTTTAAAAAACATGCAAAGAGCCGATACAAGGAGCTCTCTCTGGCTCTTTTCGAGAAATTCGATGTGGATATAGATAGAGGGGATCTGGAAGCGGCATTGAACAGGTATGACGCTTTCGACGATCCGAACGACCCGGTGCCGCTGGTGAAGGTGGAAGAGGATGCCTTCATCAGCGAACTGTGGCACGGTCCGACCCGCGCGTTCAAAGATATGGCCCTGCAGCCGTTCGGCTACATACTTTCTCGTCTGGCAGAAAAGCGCGGCGAGCACTATCTGATCATGGCCGCCACCAGCGGAGATACCGGGCCAGCGACACTGGAGACATTCAAAAACGCATCCAATGTAAAGGTCGCATGTCTCTATCCGGAGGGCGGAACCAGTGATGTGCAGAGGCTTCAGATGGTTACCGAAGATGCGGCGAATGAAAAAGTGATAGGTATACACGGCAACTTCGACGATGCCCAGACCGCACTCAAAAACCTGCTTGCGAGCGACAGCTTCAAAGCGAGGCTGAAAGAGAGCGGCACAGAGCTCTCGGCCGCCAACTCCGTCAACTTCGGACGTATAATTTTTCAGATCATCTACCACGTCTACAGCTACCTGAAGCTTGTAGATCGAGGTGAAGTCTCGATGGGAGAGAGTGTCTACCTGATAGTTCCAAGCGGAAATTTCGGCAATGCGCTTGGAGGATATTATGCGAAAAAGATGGGACTGCCGGTAGAAAAGATATTGATATCATCTAATATCAACAATATTCTGACAGATTTGATAACGAAAGGGGAGTATGACCTTACATCCAGATCGCTGGTTCAGACCACATCTCCCGCGATGGATATTCTTAAATCTTCAAACGTAGAGAGGGTACTTTTCGACAAGTTCGGCCCGGAGCGCACAAAGAGCCTGATGGACGAGCTGAACGAGAAGGGCAGGTACGTTCTGACAAAAGAGGAGCTCGATATTCTCAGGGAGGATTTCGACGCCACATTCAGCAGCGATGAAGAGGGTAGGGAGGTTATAGCCGAATATGCCAAGAGGGGCTATATCATGGACCCTCATACGGCAACCTGCTTCAAAGCGTATGAGAAACTCCGCAAAAAGAGTCTCAAAAGCGTGATCTATTCGACTGCCGAGTGGACGAAGTTCAGCCCTACGGTCTGTGAGGCTCTCGGTCACAGAGTCGAACACGACAGAGAGGCTCTGGAGTGGATCTCTTCTCATTACGGCGTGAGCGTTCCGAAGATGATAGCGGAGCTTTTCGAAAAACCGATAATCCATAAAACAGTGATCGACAAAGAGCGGATCGAAGAGGAGATTCTCGGGTTTATCTGA
- a CDS encoding HI0933-like protein, which yields MRIAIVGGGASGLTAALAASGRGLKIDLYEQNSEPGRKILASGNGRCNISNISLSSEDYYGEHPSFVKPVLNGFDFKAFERFSFSYGLMLDVREDGRVYPLSNEARSVHEILCSSAKERGVNFQTRTFVESIDRVAGSFIIETSGRSERYDRVLLATGSPAAPQLGGGMSGLRMAEALGHRIVEPYPTLVGLHLKGSLHEVMSGVKCRAGITLYVDSKRRTEIVGDLLFTRYGVSGFGVLDISTEASHALRRGRNVSLGIDLMPGLARQGLVQKMEKIRRRVPQSSTFLMLHGFLPRRVVSAVVEDLKLDPKKICADLGPKEIRRIASTICDWRFEVSDTHGYRHAETAGGGVSTEDVDSSTMESKIVPGLHFSGEILDIVGRRGGYNLHFAWASGYLAGRAIRTKMSR from the coding sequence ATGCGAATAGCTATTGTAGGGGGCGGAGCCTCCGGATTGACGGCGGCTCTGGCCGCCTCCGGAAGAGGTCTGAAGATAGATCTCTACGAGCAGAACAGCGAGCCCGGTAGAAAGATACTCGCCTCCGGAAACGGCCGCTGCAACATTTCGAACATATCGCTCTCTTCGGAAGACTACTACGGGGAGCACCCCTCTTTCGTAAAGCCTGTTCTGAACGGTTTCGACTTCAAGGCATTCGAGCGCTTCTCTTTTTCGTATGGGCTTATGCTCGATGTCAGAGAGGATGGACGGGTATATCCTCTAAGCAACGAGGCCAGGTCTGTGCATGAGATACTCTGTTCCTCGGCAAAGGAGCGCGGGGTGAATTTTCAGACGCGAACCTTCGTCGAGAGTATAGATAGAGTAGCCGGATCGTTCATTATCGAAACATCCGGCCGTAGCGAGCGTTACGATAGAGTGTTGCTGGCGACCGGTTCTCCTGCCGCACCTCAGCTCGGAGGGGGGATGAGCGGACTGAGAATGGCCGAAGCTCTTGGTCACCGCATAGTGGAGCCCTACCCGACACTGGTAGGGCTTCATCTAAAAGGGTCGCTGCACGAGGTTATGAGCGGTGTGAAGTGTAGAGCGGGGATCACACTGTATGTAGACTCGAAAAGGAGAACGGAGATTGTCGGAGATCTACTCTTTACGCGCTACGGGGTTTCCGGTTTCGGGGTGCTGGATATCTCCACGGAAGCCTCCCATGCGCTTCGTAGAGGCCGGAATGTCTCCCTTGGCATAGACCTTATGCCTGGGCTTGCAAGACAGGGCCTGGTACAAAAGATGGAGAAGATCCGCAGAAGAGTCCCGCAAAGTTCCACCTTTTTGATGCTTCACGGTTTTCTGCCCAGAAGAGTCGTTTCAGCCGTAGTCGAAGATCTGAAGCTGGATCCGAAAAAAATCTGCGCAGACCTGGGGCCCAAGGAGATACGCCGCATCGCTTCCACCATCTGCGATTGGCGCTTTGAAGTGTCGGATACACATGGATATCGACACGCCGAGACGGCCGGAGGAGGCGTATCTACGGAAGATGTGGACTCGTCGACGATGGAGTCGAAAATCGTCCCCGGACTCCATTTCAGCGGGGAGATTCTGGATATCGTAGGCCGCAGGGGCGGCTACAACCTCCATTTCGCCTGGGCCAGCGGCTATCTTGCCGGCAGGGCGATCCGTACGAAGATGAGCCGGTAA
- a CDS encoding cysteine desulfurase gives MHPELFRPLLGSGDIQNELFENTIGIRKATYFDFTATGLAYRPIEDRMRELLEYYANTHSKEAYLAETMQECYEAARRSLKDSLDLEDDFLVIPTGFGATGAIKRFQELMGLYIPPAVCKRLGSKPEVEKRPLVIVGPYEHHSNELGFRESLCDIHRVPLTDEGYVDLYDLEKILKKNRGREIIGSFCIASNATGIITPYADISALLRDYGATVCFDAAATSAYMNIPSKLYDAMFLSAHKLLGGPGSSGLLLIRKGMVDTSIAPTYPGGGTVTYVSRKSHRFHEDAEVREDAGTPAILQFIKAALAYQLRNEMGLEWIAERKKELYTHFVSRIESIGGYQILGNRRAENIGIVSLVPEKGSPYDLCRTLSRDYGIETRAGCSCAGPYGHDLLGLEDDTDMSELPGWLRISIHPIQTKESLDRLAKALEESLAR, from the coding sequence ATGCACCCGGAACTGTTCCGACCGCTGCTTGGGAGCGGCGATATTCAGAACGAACTCTTTGAAAATACCATCGGTATACGCAAAGCGACCTATTTCGACTTCACGGCAACAGGACTGGCATACAGGCCGATCGAAGATAGAATGCGGGAGCTGTTGGAGTATTATGCAAACACACACTCAAAAGAGGCCTATCTTGCGGAGACGATGCAGGAGTGTTACGAAGCTGCAAGAAGATCGCTCAAAGACTCTTTGGATCTGGAGGATGATTTTCTGGTTATTCCGACAGGCTTCGGTGCCACCGGGGCCATAAAGCGTTTCCAGGAGTTGATGGGCCTCTACATCCCTCCGGCCGTCTGCAAAAGGCTTGGCAGCAAACCGGAAGTAGAGAAGAGACCGCTGGTCATTGTGGGGCCCTACGAACACCACTCCAACGAACTCGGTTTCAGAGAGTCCCTGTGCGACATTCACAGAGTCCCTCTGACCGACGAGGGGTATGTAGATCTGTATGACCTGGAAAAGATTCTCAAAAAAAATAGAGGGCGGGAGATAATAGGCTCCTTCTGTATCGCTTCGAACGCAACCGGCATCATAACTCCCTATGCCGATATATCGGCTCTGCTGAGAGATTACGGCGCGACTGTCTGCTTCGATGCGGCGGCCACTTCGGCCTATATGAACATACCGTCCAAACTTTACGATGCGATGTTCCTATCTGCCCACAAACTGCTTGGAGGTCCGGGGAGCAGCGGTCTGCTGCTAATTAGAAAAGGGATGGTGGACACCTCTATCGCCCCGACCTATCCGGGAGGGGGAACTGTGACATATGTGAGCCGCAAAAGCCACCGCTTCCACGAAGATGCCGAAGTGCGTGAAGATGCCGGCACCCCGGCAATTTTGCAGTTTATCAAAGCCGCACTCGCCTATCAGCTCAGAAACGAGATGGGGCTGGAGTGGATAGCAGAGCGCAAAAAAGAGCTCTATACCCACTTCGTTTCGAGAATAGAGAGTATCGGAGGTTACCAAATCCTCGGCAATAGAAGAGCCGAAAATATCGGAATAGTCTCTCTGGTCCCGGAAAAGGGCTCTCCTTACGACCTCTGCAGAACCCTCTCCCGCGACTACGGAATCGAAACGCGGGCCGGCTGCTCGTGTGCGGGCCCGTACGGACACGACCTGCTTGGGCTCGAAGACGATACGGATATGAGTGAACTACCCGGTTGGCTACGTATATCTATACACCCTATCCAGACGAAAGAGAGCCTCGATAGACTCGCAAAGGCGCTTGAAGAGTCACTCGCCCGCTGA
- a CDS encoding thioredoxin, giving the protein MQISDLKRRIENSPAIMLYFEGEQCNVCRALKPKLFEAFDKNFPKIEKVAVDVGGNSEVAAQFGVFSIPTAIIFLDSKEFARVGRNVSIAALVEQIKRPYEMMFS; this is encoded by the coding sequence ATGCAGATATCAGACCTGAAAAGACGTATCGAAAACAGTCCGGCTATTATGCTCTACTTCGAAGGCGAACAGTGCAATGTCTGCCGCGCACTGAAACCGAAACTTTTCGAGGCTTTCGACAAAAACTTTCCGAAGATAGAAAAAGTAGCGGTCGATGTGGGAGGAAATAGCGAAGTTGCGGCTCAATTCGGAGTCTTTTCCATACCGACGGCCATCATCTTTCTCGACTCCAAAGAGTTTGCGAGAGTCGGCAGAAACGTAAGCATCGCAGCTCTTGTAGAGCAGATAAAACGTCCCTACGAAATGATGTTCTCATAA